The sequence CTCCGATCCCCATATAATGAAGTTAAGACTAAGAAGAAAATCAGTACTAATTGTAAAGTGTAATGCGTAACCACcttgaataaaaatattttgtacGTGCATAAAACTTAAAGAGTATTCATATGTATATATTGCTTTCCTTTTTACTTTTCTCCCCTTGACACTTTCAAGTAATAAGAACTTATATTATACTACTAAGTTTCATAACACTGCAAAAAGCTTTTCATTACATCTTTTTTCAAGTAGAAAAACAACATTTTGATAAGGAAAGGTAAGATTTAGCGTGGCTTGTGTGTCGTTTTCCTTTTTGTGTTAGTGCTAAGAGGCAGAATTAGTCTTAGTAAATCATGATAAATAGCTGTGGCAAATGGTTGCTAGTGATTTGAGTTACTGATTAGCAGCTACTGCCAAAAAATTGTTTTCTTGAACAAGAAAAATTCTACTATATTACGTACGTAACTACGTACTAAAGAACATGTTAATATCAGCATACTGCCATAGAGACCGGTTTTGATATAACAAAAAAACTCCTCCaaattatttttccaatttaaaaaaaaaatggaaaacattAAATGGTTGACTTTCCGcgaattcttttatttatttgtaaACTTTGATTCCGGAAAAAGTTTTGACAGTTCTTTAGAAACCTTTTATAAGTCTTAtcaatttttttggtttttaaataGGGTTGAAGCACTTGTCGAACTTAATGTGGAGAACAGAAAGAAATTTCTTAAAGATAACGACCATCCAGATACGTTAATTAATTTCTTTGGGAAAAttcttagaaaaaatatttttgttcgCAACAAATTTTCGTAGTACAAAAAAAAAACTGCAACaaaaatgatattaaaaaaaaaagagattttattgataaatatttgtgagtGCAATTCTTTGTATCCCTTGATTCTCCTCTATGAAATTCTCAGTGTTTCGAGGGCTTGAGAAGCATCTTTCTCGAATGTAGGACGATGTAGACCTCCTTGCGATGTATTTAATCGCCAAGAAAGTTGAGTAGCACTTTGTTGATTCAGGTTGATCTCCGGGAAAAACTTCGTTGATCACTCCTTTGTTGAAGAACTATGCACTTGATGATTGATCTCTTTGTTTGTGGATGCCTTCACCAATTGCGGAATGATCTTCTCCAACTCCCTGAGAGTTATGTAAcctctctatttatagttgtagaggATGGGCAGTCTAGCTACAAATGAACTCTCTTACTTGGTTCTAATTGGCCCATGGCATTTTAGCCACTTGGCGACCTGTGATTGGTTCTTGCTTTTTGACTTGGATTGCCACATCATTTAACACGTGGCATCATCTTTTTAACTTGCAGTTTGACTAGATATGTCATGTCACTTGACACATGGCATGAGTCTGTGCCTTAAGATGAAATGGACATTGGGCTTGAAATAATACAATGGACTAATTTAACTTGTAAAGCCCGGATTAATTATTTAATCCAATTAAATTTTATCCAAATTTTGTGTGGATTAGCCCCAATAAATTTTAGAGGTTTTGGCATGGTATAACAACATACTCATATAATTGGCAGAAAATAGCCCTAGTTATAAATATTGGCATTCAAATAGCCAAtaaatgtatatcacaataataatatGTATATCACAATTGTAACTCATGTATATCTCTATGTATATCAGTGATATCTTCTGTATATTATGTGTATCTACGTATATCCATGAAAATTTGTGTAATATATATGATATACACGGGCGCACATAAAATAAATTGTGTTGTATACACGATATACAAAGTAATATACACAGACGCCCTTAAAAACATGTGTTTGATATACATTGATGTACACGATACACAATGTGATATACACATGTCGTAGTTATATTTTTATGACCTTATGGCATGTCATGCTCTTATTGGAAAAAATTGTATCTCAACCTAGGAGTATCCAAACTGCAATCCGCTTGGTTCTATAGAATCAATACTTGCACCAAAGTGACATATCCAAAACTTAGGGCAAAATTCTATCAGGACAAGTCGAAATGAACTTTCGAAGGCTGCACAAGTTTGTCATTTCGAATTCACAGCACTGCATGATGTCATTGGAAAGTATATATCTCAAACTAGGTACATCCAAATCGCGAGCCGTCTGCGCCATTGGAAATAAGACTCAGagataaaaaaaattctcaagATATCATAGAAGGTTCGTAGCAGATTGTCCACAGCAACTTTTTGAACTTTACCCATCTATCCGCGAAATTTCTCTTCAGCTTTGCGCGCTTTGGtggaaaaattcatatctcgagctacATGTGTCAGAATTGCGAGCCACCTATATTATTGGAAACAAACTACAGTTTATTCAATACTTGAAGATATCATGGAAGAAATCCTTTCGGATTACCTACAACAGTAGTTTGAAATTGCTCCTAAATGTCTGTCACACTTGCTTTTCGGACTTGTGCATTCTTTCCGAAACGTTCCTACCCTGAGCTACAAGGGTCTGGATCATAAATGAGTTATATCATTAAAAACTAAACATTCATAGCTTTAACATATCCAAATTTCAGGGTAAAACACTCTCTAGGTAGTCCGGTACGATTTTTCAAAGCTGCTCCACATGTCTGCCCAGCTAACTTTTCAGCTCCATGCACCTTGTCGAAAAATTTATAACTTGAGCTAGGACTGTTAGAAATACAATCCGTCTGCACCGTTGGAAAGAAAACTCATATATATGCAACACATAAAATTTTATCAAAGAACTCTTCTCGGGATAGAAACAAAAAAATATTGAATGTCGAACTGACCGCATGAAACTTTCAAGTTTGatgcttttggccaaaaaatctGTATCTTGAACTAGGAGCGTCGAAATCACCAACAGTTTAATCCTAAGAAATTAGGACATCAAGAACTATAATCTTGTAGAATATGAAGCTCCTTTCATTCTTAGTTAGCCTaacaaatatttttgaagttaatTCTACAGCCTTGTATTGGATTCAGCTATCATCACGAATCTTATCTCCTTGTTTATTACTTTTGCAGACTTGCGAAGGAGATCAAAAGGTCTCGGTGTCATACTAAGAAGGTATACAAGATTTagatattttaatattttgagcAACCAACAACGATCAAACCCTCCCTACATAACACGAACTTGTTGGAGAGAGACTATCCTGTGGAAGTACTCATTTCCCAAAAGTCGTGTATACTCGAAGTTTTGATATCCAGGACACTTGCACAAGGTGATCACTAGTGATGGAACTTTTGAGAGTGAGGTACATGCTCATGTATGAGAACTTAAACAGAAGAAGTTGGCCATTGCACCCACGACTCAACAACAAGACGCATAGTTAAGGGATTATGGAAGCTGTTAAATGTCATGGGCACGCCATCAAGGATGATCCATCATATGGAGAAGTCACGAACAAGTAGGCAACCATGCTTATATTTCGATCGTTTACATGACTTTAGATTCCTTGTATAGGATTATGTCTCATTCTGCTTTTAACATTGATGTACATAACTCTTTCTATATTGAAGCAATAAAATATCTTTTATGCTTTGGCACcattttgtcttcttttcctcaATTACATATGCCTTAACATTCGAAAGAATTAATATGATAATCTCATGATGCCAAACCCTTTTTTTATAACTCAATGGACTAAACTTAGAataaaactctaagctgcctacgtacctcggtaaAGAGGATCAAGTTATAACATAGTTTAGAGGGAtaattgatttttgatttttttgtcttGACTTTTGTCTAGGCtacctctttcgaggttttcaacctagtaGATTCGTTTTTTTGGTTGTACACAGTTTAGACTCCTGCGGGCTAGGAGTGTAGCAACGTGtagtttaggctcatgcatcaAAGCATCATGTGTTGCAGTTTGGGATTGTACGTCGAGGAGCGTAGGTGACTTTCATGGGAAGTACTTCTTCAGCGATTTTCAATTGATCGGACCAACTCTAAGACAATCCTTATCGACAATTCTGTATGCGCCACTTGAATAGGCTTCTTTCACAACATATGGCCAATCCCATTTTGAGGTAAACTTGTCGCCTATTCCTTTGTTGAGGATTATGGGTCGTCGAACAACTAGGAATAAGTCTCCCATTTGGAATGATCGTGaccgcactttcttgttgaaggctctagctAGCCGAGCTTGATAGCACTCCAATTTGGTTGCTcttccaatcttttctcatccaaTTCCTCTAACTCTGGTAGGCGAAGTTGAGCATTCTCTTCGGATATGAGTCCTTCTTGGACTGTGATCCGCAATGATGGAATTTGTTGCTCCAACGGAAGGACTGCTTCTACGCCATACACCAAAGAGTAAGGAGTTGCTAGTGTAGCACTTCTGAAGGTTGTCCGGTATGCCCACAAAGTTTCACCAATTTTCTCATGTCAGTCTCTCTTGTTCTTtgcaacaattttcttcaaaaggTTACACAAACATCTTGTTAAAAGCTTCAGCAAGGCCATTGGTGGATGCATTATACATTGAAGACATATCTTGCTTAAAACCAAATTTCTCGCATAGACTCCTCACGAGCTTGTTGTCAAATGGCATTCCATTATCAACGATTATGTATCTTGGTATGCCGTACCTAAAAATTATGTTTGACTTGATAAAATCGGCAACCGtttccttttttacttccttGAGTGGAATAGCTTAAGCCCATCTAGAGAAGTAGTTTGTGGCAACCAATATGTACGTCTGTCCCTTTGATGACTTTGGAAACGGTCCAATAACTTCAAGTCCCTATGCATCAAAAGGACATGACGCTACAGTTGGATGAAGAGGCTCCAGAGGTTGGTGGATATAGTTTGGTGTGGAATTGACACACTTGACATCTTTTGGCATGTTTAATGCAATCCTTCACCATTGTTGGCTAGTAGTAGCCCATCCTCTTGATGCGAAAATGGAGCTTGGACCAGATTGGTATGCTCCACATGAGCCATAATGTGCTTCCTCCATTGTTTGAAGGGCTTCTTCTTTGTCAAGACATCACAATAATAGTCCTTCAAAAGAGTGGCGGAACAATGTCCCCTTATAAAAGGTGAATCGTGGTACTCTTTATTTGATGTTTGTTCTTGGTCGCGGATCCTCAGGTAACTTTCCATGTTCAAGGTACTCTATCACTGATTGCCTCCAATCTTGTTCTTCGATCACTCAAACAGATGTATGATGACTTTCATTGATTTGAAGATCAAGAAGTCTAGGAATAACCTATCGATGACACACATATACCTTTGTTGACTCATTCTCTCCCAGTGCCATCGTCGTGGCCAAGTTAGCCAAAGCCTCACCCTTGCAATATTTTTCTCTTGGGACGTGGTTTAAGAACACTTGGTCAATCTTTCAAGTAAAGTAGAAGCATATTGATGGTATGGCAAAAGATCTTCTTTCTTTACCTCGTAACTCCCTAATAGTTGGTTGATGATCATCTTAGAGTCGCGGTAGATCTCCAATTATAGAATCTTCATATCCAATGTCGTTTTGAGACCGACGATCAAAGCTTGGTACTCTGCGGCATTGTGAGAATGGCAAGACTTGTCTTTCTGGAGAGATCAACACAAGACCTGCCTCCGCACCTTTACGACGTGCAAACCCGTCAAAGAACATTGTCCATGGTTGCAGTTCTTTAATGAACAAAGCATCTTCATTGGGAAACTCATCATAAAGTTCCCATTTTGCCCGAAAAAAAGAAGGCGATCAACTAGAAAATTGGCTAGTGCATGTCCTTTCACAGCCTTTTAAGGTGTGTATGTGATCTCATATTGGTTAATCCATATGAACCATCTTGCAAAGCGTACAGAAAGAATGGGTCGAGTCACTAAGAACTTCACAGGATCCGCTCGAGAGATGAGTTTGATGGTGTATGCTTCAAAATAATGCCTTAGCTTCTTTATCGCATACAGTAACGCTAAGCAAATTTTCTCAACAGGTGTATAGCTCAAGTCAGCTCCTATCAGAGTTTGACTTAGGTAGTATAAGGCTTGTTCCGTTCCTTCCTCATTCTCTTGAGCAAGTAGTGCTCCAAGTGAACGTTCTTGTGCCGCGATGTAGAGTATCGATGGCTTCAGAAGAATTGGCGCCCCTAACACAAGTAGATTCAGCAAGTACCTTTTGATGCTTTCAAAAGATTTTTGACTTAACTGAACCCAATGAAATGGGATATCCTTCCTTAATAGATGATTGAAGGGTTGACACCGTCCTGCCAGATTAGAGATAAACCTCTGGATGAATGCTAAGTTTCCTTGGAGACTTCGAAGCTCCCTCAAGTTCTTTGGCTCGGGCATTTTTTGAATGGCGTGAATCATTGTGGGATCAACTTTAATTCCACGATTATGCAGAATGAAGCCAAGAAACTTTCCTGAgtaactccaaatgcacacttgagTAGATTCATCTTCAACTCAAATTTTCTTAACCTTTCAAAAACAATTCGAAGGTCTTCAAGGTGGTAACATCTACTCTTCGTCTTCACTACCAAGTCATAGACGTAGCATTCAACCCTCTTATGAAGCATGTCATCAAAAAGGTTTTGCATCACACGTTGGTAGGTGGCACTAGCATTTTTCGGACCAAAGGGCATCACTTTGTAGCAGTATATCCCTTTTGGAGTTCGAAAAGCAGTACacttttcatcttttggagacaTTCTGATTTGATTATATCCAGAGGACCTATCCATGAATGACATAGCTTCATGCCATGTTATAGCATCAACCATGAGTTTAATGATTGGTAGTGGAAAGTCATCTTTCAGACATGCCTTGTTTAGGTTTCGAAAGTCAACACAAACACGTATTTGACCATTCTTCTTCTTGAAAAGTAAAATATTTGATATCCACGATGGGTACTTCACCTCTCGAATAAGCTTGTTGACTTCGACTTCAATTTGAGGTACTAGCTCGGGTCAAAACATGCATTGTGACTGCTTCATAGGGCGTACTCCACTTTTAATCACCAAATGATGAACGACTACCTTAGGACCAAGACCATCCATTTCTTAATATGACCAAGCAAAGACCTCTTTATACTCGTCCAATAACT is a genomic window of Nicotiana tabacum cultivar K326 chromosome 16, ASM71507v2, whole genome shotgun sequence containing:
- the LOC107797611 gene encoding uncharacterized protein LOC107797611; protein product: MPFDNKLVRSLCEKFGFKQDMSSMYNASTNGLAEAFNKISATLATPYSLVYGVEAVLPLEQQIPSLRITVQEGLISEENAQLRLPELEELDEKRLEEQPNWSAIKLG